The stretch of DNA AGGCTCAACCGCCAATGCGCGCGCCAAGGCAATGCGCTGACGTTGGCCGCCAGAGAGTTGCGCAGGGTAGCGATCAGCTAACCAGTCGAGCTGCACCAGTTGCAGCAAATCATGGACTTTGCGCTTGATTTCGGCATCCGATGGGCGGGTTGCTTTCGGACGAACTCGCAGGCCAAAGGCGACGTTTTCAAATACCGTCATATGGCGGAAGAGGGCATAGTGCTGAAATACAAAGCCCACTTGGCGTTCACGCACATGCCGCTCGGTAGTATCTTCACCATGAAACAGAATTTGCCCAGAATCCGGGGTTTCCAAGCCAGCAATCACACGCAGCAAGGATGTTTTACCGCAGCCTGATGGGCCGAGCAGTGCGACCAGTTCACCCGACTCTACATTCAGGCTCAGGTTATTCAGTGCTTTAAATTCGCCAAAGGTTTTGACGATATTACGAATTTCGATACTCATGGTTTATTCCTCAGTCGCATGTTTGCGATCTTCAATCGCTTGCTGTTCGGTGCGCCATTCCACATAGCTCTTCAAGGCCAGCGTCAATAAGGCCAGCAAGGCCAAAATCGAGGCGCAAGCAAAGGCGGCGACAAAGTTGTATTCGTTGTACAGAATCTCGACATGGAGCGGAATGGTATTGGTCAAGCCACGAATATGGCCGGAAACCACCGATACCGCACCAAACTCACCCATTGCACGGGCATTGGCCAAAATCACGCCATACAACAAGCCCCATTTAATGTTGGGCAAGGTTACATGCCAGAAGGTTTGCCAACCCGAAGCACCCAAGACCAGTGCAGCTTGCTCTTCATCAGAGCCTTGCGCTTCCATCAGCGGAATTAATTCGCGCGCCACAAAAGGGAAAGTGACAAAGATCGTAGCGAGCACAATGCCAGGTACGGCAAAAATGATTTTGATATCGTGATCAGCTAACCAAGCGCCCCACCAGCCATGTGCGCCAAACAGCAGCACATAGATCAAGCCTGCGACAACAGGGGAAACGGCAAATGGCAAATCGATCAGTGTTACTAAAATGCTTTTGCCCTTGAAATCAAACTTAGCAATCGCCCACGCTGCCGCAACACCAAACACCAAATTGAGAGGCAGTGAAATCACCGCCACGATCAAGGTCAACTTGATGGCAGATACGGCATCACTTTCAACCAAGGCCTCTTTATACAGTGACCAGCCCTGATGTAGCGCTTCGTAAAACACCGATAGTAAGGGCACAATTAGCAGCAAGCCGATTAACAGCAGAGCCACACCAGTCAGGCTATAGCGCACCCACGCAGACTCGGTGGTGACTACTTTATGATTTACATTCACGGCGCCGCTCATTATTTGCGTCTCCCAAGGCGTTTGGCCATCCACCATTGCAGGCCATTAATGAGTAGCAACAGGCCAAATGACACCACCAGCATCACTACTGCGATCGCGGTCGCGCCCATATAATCGTATTGCTCTAATTTGGAGATAATCATCAGTGGGGTAATTTCTGACTTAAACGGCATATTGCCAGCAATAAAAATTACCGAGCCAAACTCGCCAATCGCGCGCGCAAAAGCCAGCGTAAAGCCAGTGAGCAGCGCAGGAAAAATCGTCGGCAAGATGACCTTGCTAAAGATTTGCCAGCGCGTCGCACCCAAGCTAGAAGCTGCTTCTTCCAGCTCCTTCTCCATGTCTTCGAGTACCGGTTGCACGGTACGCACGACAAAGGGCAGCGTGATAAAGGTGAGTGCCAGCACAATGCCTAATGGGGTAAAAGCGACCTTAATGCCGATTTTTTCGAGTGGCTCACCCAGTACGCCATTGGGGGCATACAGCGTCGCCAACGCGATACCGGCCACGGCGGTGGGCAATGCAAATGGTAAATCTACCAGCGCATCAATAAAGCGTTTACCCGGAAACGGATAGCGCACTAACACCCAAGCAATCAGCAAGCCCACAAATAAGTTAATCAGCGCCGCAATCAGCGAAGCGCCAAAGGTGACTTTATACGTGGCAACAACCCGCGCTTCGGTCACGGTGGCCCAGAAACTGCTCCAATCTAGCCCCATCGTTTTGGCGAACAGAGCCGAGAGCGGTAGCAGCACAATCAGCGAGAGATAGAGCAGGCTATAGCCGAGGGCAAGATTAAAGCCCGGCAAGACACTGCTTTGTTTGAATTTCATTCCAGATACCTTGTGATATATATCGTCAGCAGGGTATTGCCTTCTAGGTCAATATTAATAATGGCTAGAAGGCAATACGTCGGCGCTTATTTCTTCTTAGCAATCTCAGCAGCGATTTGGTCGTAAATAGCACCATCATCAAAGAACTTCTTCTGCGCCGCTTTCAGGCCACCAAAATCATTCACGCCAAATAATTTAACGGCGGGAAATTGCTTGGCATACTTAGCTGTGACGGCAGTGTTGCGCGGGCGTAAGTAGTTTTGCGCAGCGATTTCCTGGCCTTGCTCGCTCCACAAGTAGTTGAGGTATTCAGTGGCGGCTTTGCGGCTGCCTTTTTTGTCGACTACTTTATCAACCACAGCGACGGGTAGGTCGGCATCGATGGATACGCTTGGGTAAATAACTTCAAAATTACCGCGGCCAAATTCACGTGCGATCATTTCAGCTTCGTTTTCAAACGTTACCAGCACGTCGCCAATCTGGCGCTGCATGAAGGTCGTCGTCGCTGCGCGACCACCGGCATCTAGCACCGGTACGTTGGCGAAAATGGCTTGGGTGAATTCGCGTGCTTTGGCCTCATTGCCGCCATTTTGTTTCAGTGCAGCGCCCCAAGCGGCTAGAAAGGTATAGCGACCATTACCGCTCGTTTTCGGATTTGGAACGATGACACCAACGTTAGGCTTGGTTAAATCGTTCCAATCTTTGATGCCTTTGGGGTTACCCTTGCGCACAATCAGCACTTGCAAGCTAGAAAAAGGCGCAGCTTCGTTGGGGAATTTTTTATCCCAGCCTGGGTTGATCTGCTTGCCTTTTTCCACGATGGCATCAATGTCGGTCGACATATTCATTGTTACCACATCGGCTTCCAGACCATCAATCACCGAGCGCGCCTGTTTGCTTGAGCCACCGTGCGATTGCTGAACAGTGACTTTATCGTTGAATTTTGCATCGTAATACTTTGCAAATGCGGGGTTGTAGTCTTTGTAAAAATCGCGCATTACGTCATAAGAGACATTGAGCAAGGTAGTTTCAGCCTGCGCTAGACTCGATAAACCACTGATTGCGACAGCAAGCGTGAGGGTACGGAAAAAGGCCATGGTCATATTCCTTGTTTTGGTATGGTTCAGACTGTAACAAGGAAGAATTAACGCAACAAAGAATATAAAATTATTTCTATATAGCTATTTTGTTTTGATGAAAAAGAAGCCCCTTGCAAGCAAGGGGCTAAAATTTCAAGCGCGTGATGTCTGCAAAGCTTAGAAATTAATTACCGTACCAACACGGATGCGCCAGTCATCTGTCAACTCTTTATTTTTCACCAGCGCATCAGGAATAAAACCAACCTCTACGAATGGCTTGAAGGTACTGTTGATCTTGTAGCTGGCACCAACATTGTGCTCGTAGTAGTTGCTGCCTTGGTCTGGATATTGGAAATCAGCCAGTTTGCGATCCCAGCGGAAGTTGTAGTAGGTGTCAATTTCGCTGTTGACTGATTTACGTAGCCACAACTCGGTACGGGTAGTGCTGTCGTTATCCAATTTTTTATTGATGTCTTTAGTTTCACGTTGCTTATATTCATAGCGGACACGACCATCAAGACGCCAAGTAGGAGCGAATGCCCAGTTTGCTTGCAAGCCAGCTTTCAGGTAATCACCTTTGGTTTTGGTGTGCTGAAATAAAGTGCTCGGTACAATGGTAACCGTATCATTTAATTTATATTTGTACCAAACAGCAAATTCTGTGTTGTCCCACAGCGCCTGATCAGCACCTTCGCCTGCTTTGCTAGTGTTATTCACTGTGTACTCAGCGCTGCCGCCAATGCCGTTGCTAGCTTCATGGCTTAGCAAAAAACGCGATTCGTATTTTTCACTTTCGGTTTTATACTGGCCGCGCACATCCAAGCTTAATGCGTGGGCGTTAAAAGCAAGTGCCGACAGCAGTGCAGTGAGCAGGTAGGTTTTTTTCATGTTCTATCCTCTGTAGGGTGCAGTAAATATATGACTGGGCTGCAACAGCCCTTGCATGGGATGAACTATATTGCAGTTTTGTTATATCCTCTAATACTTTAATATTATTTTAATATTCCATATTTACTCAGGCAACATATTCCTAAAAAGAATATAAAAATCATAAAATATAATTAATTGAAATATTAAGGGCGTGTTAGCCTAGCAATAAAACTTCACTCTCAGGGGTATCTTATGCAGGCATTGATTGTTGGCGCAGACCGTCTAGGCAGCATTCCGCTCACGTTAGCAGAATTCGGCATCACAATTGGACATCACCTCAGTGGTAGAAATCCATCACATCAGCGCAGCCCCAGCCATATTAACGGCATGGATGTGGTGATTCTGTTTACGGATTTCCTAAACCATAACGCGATGCGCAATTACCGTGATATTGCGCAGAAAAAAAATGTGCGTTTTGTTGCCTGCCGCCGCTCAACCTGCGACTTGACTCGATCGCTTGAAAAAATAGGGGCGGTAAAAATCAATCCCCGTCTACATTAGTAAGTGAGCTTCTCAAAATAAAAGCCCGGTTTTACCGGGCTTTTATTTTCTCTGCAGTTACTTGCTGCTAACGTTGAGCCAGTTCTGGCGGCCAAACGGGTTGACCACATAGCCACTGACTTTAGGAGTAGTAATGACTGAAGTGAGGGGATGCGCTAGCGGAATCCAAAGTGCTTGCTGGGCAATGAGCTGTTGCGCAGCTTGATATTGCTTGGTGCGGTCAGCTAAATTGGCGCTGGTTTTGCCTTTGCGAATTAGCTCGTCGAGCTTGGGTTGGCAAAAACGGGCAAAATTCAAGCCCGATTCGACCGAGGCGCAAGCAAACTGTGGCGTTAAGAAATTATCCGGGTCGCCATTGTCACCACTCCAGCCCATAAACAGGATGTCATGTTCGCCCGCTTTGGCGCGCTTGATTAACTCCCCCCATTCGATGGTTTTCAGCTCGGCACGAATGCCAATTTTTGCGAGATCCGCCTGCAGTAACTCGCCACCTAAACGCGGGTTGGGGTTGAGTGTACTACCCGCAGGGCGAATCCAGATCGTGGTGTCAAAACCATTTGGGAAACCGGCTTTGGTGAGCAGTTCTTTGGCCTTAGTAGGGTTGTAGCTATAGCTTTTATCGGCCAGATAACTCCAAGTGCTCGGAGGCAGGGGGCTGTTGGCCGCGGTGGCTGTGCCTTGAAATACTTGGCTTAGATAAGTTTTCTGATCAAAAGCCAGTTTGAGCGCTTGGCGAACTTCAACCCTATCAAATGGCTTGTGCTGGGTATTGAGCGCAACAAAAGCCGTGGCAAACATTGGTGTGCTGAGCACTTTCAGATTTTTATCTAGCTGAGCGGCGCTGATTTCCTGTGGTTTTGGCCCGAGTGCAATCTGACATTCACCCGCTTTGACTTTTTGCACCCGAACCACTGGGTCAGTGGTGATGGCGTAGATTAATTTATCGGATTTTGCTTTGCCGCCAAAGTAATTGGGGTGCGCATCGTAACGAATCACCGCATCTTTTTGGAAGCTGCGTAATATATATGGCCCGGTCCCGATTGGCTTGGTATTGAAATCGGCTTGCTGGTTACTGGCTTGTAGCTGTGCCGCATATTGAGCGGAGTAAATTGACGCAAAACCCATGCTTAGCAGCGGTAAAAAAGTTGCATCGGCTTGGTTTAGTACAAATTGTATAGTGTTGTTGTCTAGCTTTTTGATTTGGGCCACCAGCTTGGCTAGCCCGAACGATTGCGCATGCGGGTAACCATTGGGCGCGCTGCCATACCATGGATGATTAGGGTCGAGCATGCGCTGAAAGCTAAAGATTACATCATCCGCATTTAACGGACGTGTTGGCTGGAAATAATCAGTGCGTTGAAACGCCACATTGGGACGCAGCTTGAAGGTGTATTGCAAGCCATCAGCGCTAACTTGCCATTGTTGTGCCAAGCTAGGCACTAATTTACCGGTGCTGGCATCGTACTCGACCAAGCGGTTATATATAGTGTCTGCTGCTGCATTGGTATTGGTTAATGAGTTGTATTGAACTACGTCAAAGCCATCGGGGCTGGCTTCGGTGCAAACGGTTAAGGCTTTGCCATAAGAAATACCGCTAAGTAGTATGCTAGCCAAGGCCAAATTTAATCTGATGTTCATTGGTATACCCTCTAGTTAATATCATGTGTTGCGGGTTTGTTCTTCTTATTGTCGCCGATCGACAGTTGGCGCCCTAATGATGTTGCTGTTCTTCCGGTGCTAGTAGCGCATATCCGTATTTATTTAGTATTTCTTTGGCTTTAGCCAGTTGTTTATCGCTGCGCGAGACTTTGTGCTGTTTGCTGGCAGGTATATGTAAATCCAAGCCATATTGTTGCAACCAACTGCGGATTAAATAAATACTTTTCTCGCCTAAACCTGAGATATGTAGCAGATGGCGATAACTAATCGCAGCTACATCTTGGGGGGTAAAGGACTCGCGATCCAAGTGATTTTTTAATGCGTTGATCTGCCTGTTGGTGAGTGGCGCATAACAGCCATCAAAGTCAGTGGCTGCAGGACCTTGTTGCGTGCTCATCTTCATGCTCCATGAAAAACGCCCTCCGCTGGTGCGGAGGGCGTGATTTTAGAGTGCGTTTTTGCTACTTTTGATCTTCAAGAGCGCCGTTGCCAGCGCGTCCAGATCGCTGCAGGTGTTATAAAACGCCAGCGAAGGACGTACCGTCGCTTCCAGACCAAAACGGCGCAAGATCGGCTGTGCGCAATGATGGCCCGAGCGCACTGCAATACCTTCCTGATTAAGCAAAGCGCCAACCTTGGTAGTCTCGAAACCATCCAGTACGAATGACAACACGCCGGCTTTTTCCTGTGCCGTGCCAATAATGCGCAGGCCAGGAATATTGCTGAGCAAACGTGTGCCATAGACCAGAAGCTGATGCTCGTAAGCCGCAATATTGTCGATGCCGATACGCTGCACGTAATCAAGTGCAGCTCCGAGGCCTACTGCATCAGCGATATTGCCGGTACCCGCTTCAAAGCGGAACGGCGCAGCGTGAAAACGAGTGTTTTCAAACGTGACGTCCTCGATCATATTGCCGCCGCCTTGCCATGGTGGCGTTTCGTTTAGCAAAGCTTCTTTGCCATACAGCACACCAATGCCCGTCGGCCCGAATACCTTGTGGCCTGAAAACACAAACCAGTCGCAATCGAGTGCTTGTACATCAGCACGCAGATGCGACACCGATTGCGCGCCATCGAGCAGCACTTTCGCACCGGCTTGATGTGCCAGCTCGATAATCCGCTTGGCTGGCGTAATTGTGCCCAAGGCATTAGATACCTGAGTGAATGACACCAGCTTGGTGCGCGGGCTGAGCAATTTGGCATATTCGTCGAGCAACAATTCACCGTTGTCATTGACCGGAATCACCCGCAATACCGCCCCAGTTTTCGCAACGAGTTGCTGCCATGGCACGATATTCGCGTGATGCTCCAGCCAGCTAATGATGATCTCATCACCTTTGCCGATATTGGCTTCGCCCCACGACTTGGCGACCAGATTGATCGCCTCGGTCGTACCACGCACAAACACGATTTCATTCGTCGACTTAGCATTTAAAAAGCGCCGTACCGATTCGCGCGCGCCCTCATAGGCATCAGTCGAACGTGCTGCCAGCTCATGCGCTGCGCGGTGAATGTTTGAGTTTTCGTGCTCGTAAAAGTGGCTAATCCGGTCGATCACCGCTTGTGGCTTTTGCGTGGTCGCTGCGTTATCGAGCCAGATCAGTTGCTTGCCGCCGCTAACCCGCTCACGCAAGATCGGAAAATCCTTGCGCAACAAATGTGGGTCTAACGGTGGCCGAGCAATACTGGACAAGCCTTGCTGTGGCTGGCCGTGACGCGCTTGAAACGGATCGGCATGCAAACCAGGCACTTGAATGCCGGCAGGGCCGGCTGGCTGGGCGTAATCGAGGAAATAAAAACTCGATCCAAAGCTGCTAGGCACTGCGGCCTGCCCATGCTCTGCCGCGCTGATCGGGCTAGCGCCTAAACGCGGTGCCAATAATTGGCGCAGTTGAGCTTCATCGGGCAAACCGAAATCCGCTGGGTTAACGCCGCTGCTGTGCAAGCTCGATTGTTTTGCGTGCAAATTTAACGCATCACTGCTGTACGGGCTGTCGAGCCGTTGCTCAGGCACACTCAGTGGTGGTGGTGTCGTAATCGCTGGCGTAGCCGAGGCTACGGCCGGATTAAAGCCTGCGCGATCACCACCCTGAGGCAAGCTGCCCAGTTGGTTGACGCCCACGCTTTGCCCCGGTACAGCACTGAATAGCTCATTGGCCAATTGCTCCAGCCACGGCGTCAGATTGCTCACATCACTGAGATCGCCCACATTGGATGGATGAAGCTCACTTGTACTCATGGTATTTACCGATTTCTACGTCTTCGAGCACTGCAATCGCGTCATCGGTCAGCACGGCCAACGAGCAATACAGTGATACCAAGTATGAGGCGATAGCCTTGTGGTTAATGCCCATAAAGCGCACCGACAAACCTGGGCTTTGCTGGCCTGGCAAGTCCGGCTGATACAGACCCACCACGCCCTGACGGCTTTCACCAGTGCGAATCAACAAGATTTTCGATTTGCCGTTTTCGATTGGCAACTTGTCAGACGGGAATAGGGGTATGCCGCGCCAAGTCAGGAATTGCGAGCCGAACAGCGATACAGTCGGTGGGGGTACCCCACGGCGCGTGCACTCACGACCAAAGGCGGCAATGGCCAAAGGGTGCAGCAGGAAGAAGCCTGGCTCTTTCCATACCTTTGAAATCAGCTCGTCCAGATCATCTGGCGTTGGCGCGCCAGTACGCGTTTTAATGCGCTGGCTTGGCGCGATGCTGTGCAAGAGGCCGTATTCTTTATTGTTAATCAGCTCGCTCTCTTGGCGCTCTTTCACAGTTTCAATGGTCAAACGAAGCTGTTCGCTGATCTGGTTGTACGGCTTGCTGTACAGATCAGAAACGCGGGTATGTACATCTAGCACCGTATTCACTGCGGACAGCAAATACTCGCGTGGATTTTCGATGTAATCGACGAAAGTATTTGGCAATACGCGCTCATCACGTGCCGAGCAATCCACTTCAACGCTGCTGGCGTCTTTTACTTTGTTAACGCGGTAAATACCCGCTTCCACCGGCACCCAGTTCAGCAGGTGGGTCAGCCAGCGTGGGGTGATCGATGTAAGCTGTGGTACGGTGCGAGTCGCAATGGCAAGCTGCCGTGCGGCTACATCACCTAAGGCCGTTTGATGTTCGGTGGTCATGACTTAATGCTCCTTTGAGCGAGTGAAAAATATAATACTGAGTATGCTTTTTGCAACGCGGCCTGCAGCCAAGCCTTAGCTATTGCGATTACTGGCTTGTGAAATATGGCTGTGTGCTGGCACCGATTGAGTTAGCCAAACATTGCCGCCGATGACCGAGCCTTTGCCGATAGTGATACGACCTAAAATCGTCGCGCCGGCATAAATCACCACATCGTCTTCAACAATCGGATGGCGGGCATTGCCTTTGATTAAGTGACCGTTTTCATCGGCAGGGAAGCTTTTCGATCCCAAAGTCACAGCCTGATAGATGCGAACCCGTTCACCAATAATGCTAGTTTCGCCAATCACAACGCCGCTGCCATGGTCGATAAAAAATTCGCTACCGATGCGGGCACCGGGGTGAATATCAATGCCGGTGGTGGCATAGGCCAGATTGGAAATAATCCGCGCCAAAAATGGTGCCCCTAGCAAATACAGGGTGTGCGCAAGGCGATAGCTTAAGATGGCGCGAAATCCGGGGTAGCACAGCAAAATTTCAGAAATGCTATTGGCCGCTGGGTCGCCTTGCTGAGCAGCATATAAGTCCCCGACCAGAAATGCGCGGATATCCGGTAGCTGGCTGGCAAAACTTTGGGTAATGCCATCGGCAATTTGCTTTAAATTGTGGTCAAAGGTTTTACTACGCTCCGCACTAAACAACAGGCTGCGGCGAATCTGTTCGGCTAATTGCGTCAGGCATGCATGCAAGGTGCTGCCAACAAAATGATCGATGCTTTCGTCATTCAGATCCGGCCGACCATAGTGAGTAGGGAACAGGGCCGCCGCCAGTCCATCTAGGATTTGCTGCATGACTTCCCGTGATGGCAGTTCGCGCACTCGACCCTGGTAACGGATTTTTTTGGTGTGCTCGCGCGATTGGCGTAAACCACTCACCACTTCGGCTAAGCCCCAGTGTTTGTCGCTATTACCGTCATCATTAGGCAGAAATGCCTCGCGGTTTTGCGTGCTAAAAGCATCCGGAATAATGAGTTTGGCATTCATATTCGGGCTCCTGATCAGTAAATAGATATGCATCACGCAGTATCAGGCTGGCTTTATCTACTAAAAAATCAGGATTTGTCTGATCGTAAAGCCAAGGGATGTGCGTAAGTTGGTGTCGACTAGCTTGCTATAACAATAAGCCGATCACATCGGGAGCAATTATGTGGCTTAGCAATAAATAATCAAAAGAACTTTTGATCATTTACTATATTTCCAAATTGAATAATAAGCATACAGAAAGGAAGTGGTGGCTAGCCCATCTGGGCATGAACAGCCCAGATGGGGTGTACAAGAGGAGCTTAGCTAAAGTCGAGCTCTAGATTTAATTCCAGCTCTAGGGTTTTGGAGATTAAGGCCGATAAATACGCCAAACCTTCGGGCCATTCCCCGTGGCCTGAGTCAATATTGATATGCCCGCCGTTTTCGACCCAGTGCAATTTGCTGCGCCAAATTTGTGCCAACTGCGTTGCCCGATCAACACTGCAGCTCGGGTCGTTGTCACTCGCAATTACCCAGCTAGGAAATGGCAAGGCAATTGATGGTAGTGGCATAAAGCCTTGGAACTCATCGGGGGCTTCAGGGCGCATTACATCGGCCGGCGCAACCAATAGCACAGCCTGAACGGGGCTATTAGCACCATACAGAGCAGCCCAGTGAGCCAAGGTGGCGCAAGCCAAACTATGCGCAACAATGATAACGGGTGCGTAGCTCGATTGAATGGTTTGCTCAAACCGGCGCACCCAGTCAGCAGCTTTAGGGT from Chitinibacter fontanus encodes:
- a CDS encoding family 2A encapsulin nanocompartment cargo protein cysteine desulfurase; this encodes MSTSELHPSNVGDLSDVSNLTPWLEQLANELFSAVPGQSVGVNQLGSLPQGGDRAGFNPAVASATPAITTPPPLSVPEQRLDSPYSSDALNLHAKQSSLHSSGVNPADFGLPDEAQLRQLLAPRLGASPISAAEHGQAAVPSSFGSSFYFLDYAQPAGPAGIQVPGLHADPFQARHGQPQQGLSSIARPPLDPHLLRKDFPILRERVSGGKQLIWLDNAATTQKPQAVIDRISHFYEHENSNIHRAAHELAARSTDAYEGARESVRRFLNAKSTNEIVFVRGTTEAINLVAKSWGEANIGKGDEIIISWLEHHANIVPWQQLVAKTGAVLRVIPVNDNGELLLDEYAKLLSPRTKLVSFTQVSNALGTITPAKRIIELAHQAGAKVLLDGAQSVSHLRADVQALDCDWFVFSGHKVFGPTGIGVLYGKEALLNETPPWQGGGNMIEDVTFENTRFHAAPFRFEAGTGNIADAVGLGAALDYVQRIGIDNIAAYEHQLLVYGTRLLSNIPGLRIIGTAQEKAGVLSFVLDGFETTKVGALLNQEGIAVRSGHHCAQPILRRFGLEATVRPSLAFYNTCSDLDALATALLKIKSSKNAL
- the epsC gene encoding serine O-acetyltransferase EpsC, with the protein product MNAKLIIPDAFSTQNREAFLPNDDGNSDKHWGLAEVVSGLRQSREHTKKIRYQGRVRELPSREVMQQILDGLAAALFPTHYGRPDLNDESIDHFVGSTLHACLTQLAEQIRRSLLFSAERSKTFDHNLKQIADGITQSFASQLPDIRAFLVGDLYAAQQGDPAANSISEILLCYPGFRAILSYRLAHTLYLLGAPFLARIISNLAYATTGIDIHPGARIGSEFFIDHGSGVVIGETSIIGERVRIYQAVTLGSKSFPADENGHLIKGNARHPIVEDDVVIYAGATILGRITIGKGSVIGGNVWLTQSVPAHSHISQASNRNS
- a CDS encoding oligogalacturonate-specific porin KdgM family protein; its protein translation is MKKTYLLTALLSALAFNAHALSLDVRGQYKTESEKYESRFLLSHEASNGIGGSAEYTVNNTSKAGEGADQALWDNTEFAVWYKYKLNDTVTIVPSTLFQHTKTKGDYLKAGLQANWAFAPTWRLDGRVRYEYKQRETKDINKKLDNDSTTRTELWLRKSVNSEIDTYYNFRWDRKLADFQYPDQGSNYYEHNVGASYKINSTFKPFVEVGFIPDALVKNKELTDDWRIRVGTVINF
- the cysW gene encoding sulfate ABC transporter permease subunit CysW — protein: MSGAVNVNHKVVTTESAWVRYSLTGVALLLIGLLLIVPLLSVFYEALHQGWSLYKEALVESDAVSAIKLTLIVAVISLPLNLVFGVAAAWAIAKFDFKGKSILVTLIDLPFAVSPVVAGLIYVLLFGAHGWWGAWLADHDIKIIFAVPGIVLATIFVTFPFVARELIPLMEAQGSDEEQAALVLGASGWQTFWHVTLPNIKWGLLYGVILANARAMGEFGAVSVVSGHIRGLTNTIPLHVEILYNEYNFVAAFACASILALLALLTLALKSYVEWRTEQQAIEDRKHATEE
- a CDS encoding ABC transporter substrate-binding protein, encoding MNIRLNLALASILLSGISYGKALTVCTEASPDGFDVVQYNSLTNTNAAADTIYNRLVEYDASTGKLVPSLAQQWQVSADGLQYTFKLRPNVAFQRTDYFQPTRPLNADDVIFSFQRMLDPNHPWYGSAPNGYPHAQSFGLAKLVAQIKKLDNNTIQFVLNQADATFLPLLSMGFASIYSAQYAAQLQASNQQADFNTKPIGTGPYILRSFQKDAVIRYDAHPNYFGGKAKSDKLIYAITTDPVVRVQKVKAGECQIALGPKPQEISAAQLDKNLKVLSTPMFATAFVALNTQHKPFDRVEVRQALKLAFDQKTYLSQVFQGTATAANSPLPPSTWSYLADKSYSYNPTKAKELLTKAGFPNGFDTTIWIRPAGSTLNPNPRLGGELLQADLAKIGIRAELKTIEWGELIKRAKAGEHDILFMGWSGDNGDPDNFLTPQFACASVESGLNFARFCQPKLDELIRKGKTSANLADRTKQYQAAQQLIAQQALWIPLAHPLTSVITTPKVSGYVVNPFGRQNWLNVSSK
- a CDS encoding RBBP9/YdeN family alpha/beta hydrolase; this translates as MHTIESWLNAGKRILIAPGWNNSPAGHWQSEWQQQFPRFERIEQDDWLHPKAADWVRRFEQTIQSSYAPVIIVAHSLACATLAHWAALYGANSPVQAVLLVAPADVMRPEAPDEFQGFMPLPSIALPFPSWVIASDNDPSCSVDRATQLAQIWRSKLHWVENGGHINIDSGHGEWPEGLAYLSALISKTLELELNLELDFS
- a CDS encoding DUF2325 domain-containing protein; the encoded protein is MQALIVGADRLGSIPLTLAEFGITIGHHLSGRNPSHQRSPSHINGMDVVILFTDFLNHNAMRNYRDIAQKKNVRFVACRRSTCDLTRSLEKIGAVKINPRLH
- a CDS encoding sulfate ABC transporter substrate-binding protein: MAFFRTLTLAVAISGLSSLAQAETTLLNVSYDVMRDFYKDYNPAFAKYYDAKFNDKVTVQQSHGGSSKQARSVIDGLEADVVTMNMSTDIDAIVEKGKQINPGWDKKFPNEAAPFSSLQVLIVRKGNPKGIKDWNDLTKPNVGVIVPNPKTSGNGRYTFLAAWGAALKQNGGNEAKAREFTQAIFANVPVLDAGGRAATTTFMQRQIGDVLVTFENEAEMIAREFGRGNFEVIYPSVSIDADLPVAVVDKVVDKKGSRKAATEYLNYLWSEQGQEIAAQNYLRPRNTAVTAKYAKQFPAVKLFGVNDFGGLKAAQKKFFDDGAIYDQIAAEIAKKK
- the cysT gene encoding sulfate ABC transporter permease subunit CysT gives rise to the protein MKFKQSSVLPGFNLALGYSLLYLSLIVLLPLSALFAKTMGLDWSSFWATVTEARVVATYKVTFGASLIAALINLFVGLLIAWVLVRYPFPGKRFIDALVDLPFALPTAVAGIALATLYAPNGVLGEPLEKIGIKVAFTPLGIVLALTFITLPFVVRTVQPVLEDMEKELEEAASSLGATRWQIFSKVILPTIFPALLTGFTLAFARAIGEFGSVIFIAGNMPFKSEITPLMIISKLEQYDYMGATAIAVVMLVVSFGLLLLINGLQWWMAKRLGRRK
- a CDS encoding family 2A encapsulin nanocompartment shell protein; the encoded protein is MTTEHQTALGDVAARQLAIATRTVPQLTSITPRWLTHLLNWVPVEAGIYRVNKVKDASSVEVDCSARDERVLPNTFVDYIENPREYLLSAVNTVLDVHTRVSDLYSKPYNQISEQLRLTIETVKERQESELINNKEYGLLHSIAPSQRIKTRTGAPTPDDLDELISKVWKEPGFFLLHPLAIAAFGRECTRRGVPPPTVSLFGSQFLTWRGIPLFPSDKLPIENGKSKILLIRTGESRQGVVGLYQPDLPGQQSPGLSVRFMGINHKAIASYLVSLYCSLAVLTDDAIAVLEDVEIGKYHEYK